From a single Candidatus Zixiibacteriota bacterium genomic region:
- a CDS encoding CDP-alcohol phosphatidyltransferase family protein yields MTAGTADEKQTMVVSTDTKYGIDLKDIFLLPNLLSLSRVLLAPAIIYFIAGKTEQDIIIGIILMAVAGFSDYFDGFFARRRGQISQLGIILDPLADKIFAAALIIALLRYREFPLWMAAAVIARDLLIIFAGSLLLGKKRPTLPSNLTGKYYFASLALLIFCYVVIFPSGEKLLLIITSILLVASSVNYGRLFLRVSRGEEPPVFKDRPIYRFLRSSGTAVICIYGIIKFYQEVLLRIIK; encoded by the coding sequence ATGACCGCCGGTACGGCGGATGAGAAACAAACCATGGTTGTCAGTACCGATACCAAGTACGGAATTGATTTGAAAGATATTTTTCTTCTGCCGAATCTTCTTTCTCTGTCGCGGGTGCTTCTGGCGCCGGCCATTATCTATTTCATCGCGGGAAAAACCGAGCAGGATATCATTATCGGCATCATCCTTATGGCGGTGGCCGGGTTCTCGGACTATTTTGACGGCTTCTTCGCGCGACGGCGCGGTCAAATAAGCCAACTCGGTATCATCCTCGACCCGTTAGCCGATAAGATATTCGCCGCCGCTCTGATTATCGCCCTTCTTCGGTACCGCGAGTTTCCGCTTTGGATGGCAGCCGCCGTCATCGCACGTGACCTGCTGATTATTTTCGCCGGTTCGCTTCTGCTGGGAAAGAAACGGCCGACCCTCCCCTCGAACCTGACCGGCAAATATTACTTCGCCTCGCTGGCGCTTCTGATTTTCTGCTATGTCGTCATTTTTCCTTCAGGAGAAAAACTTCTCCTGATAATTACATCAATTCTGCTGGTCGCCTCTTCGGTCAATTACGGACGGCTTTTCCTGCGAGTATCCAGAGGGGAAGAGCCCCCGGTTTTCAAAGACCGGCCGATTTACAGATTCCTTCGCTCCTCCGGAACGGCCGTTATTTGTATCTATGGAATCATAAAATTTTATCAGGAAGTACTCCTGCGAATCATAAAGTAA
- a CDS encoding GNAT family protein: MLKLEGNNIYLRPVRPSDAESIYRYARHREISRYTYVPFPYRREDSYAFLKSLRRWRKKGTSEVFGIIDKSSHRLLGLIGMHRIDRVNRRVEIGYWLGKEHWGKGFTSEAVRLVVRYAFKEMKLQKVVARVWHPNIASAKLLQKCGFKLEGRLRRQTFRNNRWYDEFMFGILKREYGVRR, encoded by the coding sequence ATGTTGAAACTGGAAGGGAACAATATCTATCTGCGGCCGGTGCGACCGTCTGACGCCGAGTCAATCTACCGCTACGCCCGCCATCGGGAAATCAGCCGTTACACCTATGTCCCATTTCCGTACCGTCGGGAAGACTCATACGCTTTCCTCAAATCGCTGCGCCGCTGGAGAAAAAAAGGAACTTCGGAAGTATTCGGAATCATCGATAAAAGCTCGCATCGGCTGCTGGGGTTGATTGGGATGCATCGGATAGACAGAGTCAACAGGCGGGTCGAAATCGGATACTGGCTGGGCAAAGAGCATTGGGGAAAAGGATTCACCTCGGAAGCGGTCCGGCTGGTGGTCCGTTACGCCTTCAAAGAAATGAAACTTCAGAAAGTAGTTGCCCGGGTCTGGCACCCCAATATCGCATCGGCGAAACTCTTGCAGAAATGCGGCTTCAAACTCGAAGGGCGGCTCCGACGCCAGACCTTCCGCAACAATCGGTGGTATGATGAGTTCATGTTCGGGATATTGAAGAGGGAATATGGAGTGAGGCGATGA